In a genomic window of Glycine max cultivar Williams 82 chromosome 13, Glycine_max_v4.0, whole genome shotgun sequence:
- the LOC100810604 gene encoding uncharacterized protein: protein MASSDGRVTYSSLSKLEKENTHFGYDDINHHVESVWSELMPGTPCGQLVPTLSNKETLYQFPSEDDDLFDGGYESGDDARGIVPSNRPPEVNLKNVLSGIFAILSGRTKAPSVTANQQLPSSNVSFFDSGKNGDVFLDSSVYTPSAPPLCLPNGIDYSSYKEVLEAEPPEWLPDSSTTVCMQCSAPFTAITRGRHHCRFCGGIFCRTCTKGRCLMPVGFRERNPQRVCDACYDRLDPLQGVLINTISNAVQGAKHDVTDWTCARGWINLPIGLSMEHEIYKASNTLRNYCQVAKSNPEKSIPLTVLKSAKGLAILTVAKAGALVSYKLGTGLVVARRSDGSWSAPSAIFSLGLGWGAQIGGELMDFIVVLRDMKAVKTFCSRMHFSLGAGCSAAAGPVGRVLEADIRAGDRGSGMCYTYSCSKGAFVGVSLEGNIVATRMDANLCFYGDPYLTTSDILLGMVDRPKAAQPLYGSLQELYSCLRF, encoded by the exons ATGGCATCCTCTGATGGTAGAGTTACGTATTCTTCATTATCTAAGCTAGAAAAGGAGAATACCCATTTTGGCTACGATGATATAAATCATCATGTTGAATCTGTGTGGTCTGAGCTTATGCCTGGTACCCCGTGTGGCCAATTAGTCCCAACGTTGTCTAACAAAGAGACATTGTATCAGTTTCCCTCTGAGGATGATGACTTGTTTGATGGAGGTTATGAATCAGGTGATGATGCTCGTGGTATTGTACCCTCTAACAGGCCGCCTGAGGTGAACTTGAAGAATGTGCTTTCTGGGATCTTTGCTATTTTGTCTGGACGGACCAAGGCTCCGAGTGTTACTGCAAACCAGCAGCTCCCAAGTTCAAATGTGTCATTTTTTGACTCTGGAAAGAATGGGGATGTTTTCCTTGACTCTTCGGTGTACACGCCAAGTGCTCCGCCACTTTGTCTGCCAAATGGAATTGATTATAGTTCTTACAAAGAGGTCTTGGAAGCTGAACCCCCTGAGTGGCTCCCTGATAGTTCTACTACTGTTTGTATGCAATGTAGTGCTCCTTTTACTGCGATTACCCGTGGTAGACATCATTGCAGGTTTTGTGGGGGGATTTTCTGTCGAACATGTACAAAGGGGCGGTGTTTAATGCCTGTTGGGTTCAGGGAAAGAAATCCCCAAAGGGTTTGTGATGCCTGCTATGATCGGCTTGATCCTTTACAGGGCGTTCTGATCAACACCATAAGCAATGCCGTACAGGGGGCTAAGCATGATGTCACGGACTGGACTTGTGCTAGAGGATGGATTAATCTTCCTATTGGTTTATCTATGGAGCATGAGATTTATAAAGCATCTAATACATTAAGAAACTACTGTCAG GTGGCCAAATCCAATCCTGAGAAGTCCATTCCTTTAACTGTTCTTAAAAGTGCCAAGGGCCTAGCAATTTTAACAGTTGCTAAAGCTGGTGCACTAGTCTCTTACAAACTGGGTACTGGCTTGGTTGTTGCTCGAAGATCAGACGGATCATGGTCTGCACCGTCAGCAATATTCTCCCTGGGTTTAGGATGGGGTGCTCAG ATTGGTGGTGAACTTATGGATTTTATAGTTGTTCTTCGTGATATGAAAGCTGTGAAGACATTCTGCAGCCGTATGCATTTTTCTCTGGGTGCTGGTTGTAGTGCTGCAGCAGGGCCTGTTGGGAGAGTGCTTGAGGCAGATATTCGTGCTGGTGACAGAGGCTCTGGCATGTGTTACACTTACAGTTGCAGTAAAG GTGCATTTGTGGGAGTGTCTTTGGAAGGAAATATAGTTGCAACCAGGATGGATGCCAATTTGTGCTTTTATGGTGATCCTTACCTCACCACATCTGACATTCTACTGGGAATGGTGGACAGACCAAAGGCTGCTCAACCCTTGTATGGCAGTCTTCAAGAACTATATTCCTGTCTACGATTCTAA
- the LOC100811146 gene encoding 1-phosphatidylinositol-3-phosphate 5-kinase FAB1B has protein sequence MGTPDKKISDFVDVVRSWIPRRAEPLNVSRDFWMPDQSCRVCYECDSQFTIFNRRHHCRICGRVFCAKCTANSVPVPSDEANTGREDWERIRVCNYCFKQWEQVTTVDNNGSADPSATPCLSPSPSTTSLVSTKSSCTCHSSSSTAGSVPYTTGPYQRVPYSPHQSSQMNQITDDQENLNSGRSTNPSEAVGNVPSNQFGHCFSRSDDEDDDYGVYHSDTESRHYSHAHDYDDPVNIHGVDHVYGPHQMHPDEDNIQEKNLSCLTQAQNLDPEGVGGIQVPGKEDDEHDHADGCETSPYHEESNYAEPVDFESNGLLWIPPEPEDEEDDREAVLYDDDEDEGTTGGGEWGYLRSSTSFGSGECRSRDKTSEDHRKAMKTVVERHFRALVAQLLQVENLNTCDEDGKESWLDIITALSWEAATLLKPDTSRGGGMDPGGYVKVKCIACGHQNESMVVKGVVCKKNVAHRRMTAKIDKPRFLILGGALEYQRVSNQLSSVDTLLQQEMDHLKMAVARIDAHHPNVLLVEKSVSRYAQEYLLAKDISLVLNIKKPLLERIARCTGAQIVPSIDHLTSQKLGYCETFHVDKFFEEHGSAGQGGKKSTKTLMFFEGCPKPLGCTILLKGANGDELKKVKHVIQYGIFAAYHLALETSFLADEGASPLEFPLKSPITVALPDKPSSIVRSISTIPGFSVLTARESQGAKAFKEEPQSNDIYKTERSPSSCCESTERSLVGDSIHMHEVSGGITQSAQDMPSSNCNSFLSNTSSKEDDKKCPMEFFQYRLDERRETMLNNDLISDSFGTFESSQQDGNSHLRAAALSAYQGANPEPPYIKHDTNNYNNNNNHDDMIHSKEDFPPSTSDHQSILVFLSTRVWKGTVCERSHLVRIKYYGSSDKPLGRFLRDQLLDPSYTCCSCELPSEAHVHCYTHQQGSLTISVKKSEFALPGEREGKIWMWHRCLKCPRIHGFPRATRRVVMSDAAWGLSFGKFLELSFSNHAAASRVASCGHSLHRDCLRFYGFGKMVACFRYASIHLHSVYLPPPKLEFNYDSQDWLQKEANELHNKAEILFSEVCNVLHQISEKVSGPVLQEGGNRVSDFRNLVAELKGMLLYEKEEFEDSLQRLLHKEGKVGQPVIDILELNKLCRHIHIHSYVWDQRLIYASNLSKIILQENLKSLNHREKLLGSREKVIEADVATRPARGHSSCDSFLLGTKPDGNLNLENTSHLSHPVVKSEDKGKDTNHDKVDLSLSGGANINDKSDSVEFGGAVRRALSEGESPFVANLSDTLDAAWTGEGHPTNLSLKENGCLPPDAAAVAVHSPVANIVTSKSNSDIYSANIGGIEAGCTNYSKLLSKGLDTKWKGIPFANVFGSFNKTSSFNTEKLVEYNPVHILSFRELERQTGARLLLPASTNDTIVPVYDDEPTSVIAYVLVSMDYHMQMLEYDRPKESGDSSISLPLFDSTSLLSLNSFDETITNTYRSLGSFDENVLPTSGSRSLPAGDPFSYTKDLHARVSFTDDGSLGKVKYTVTCYYAKRFEALRRTCCPSELDFVRSLSRCKKWGAQGGKSNVFFAKTLDDRFIIKQVTKTELESFTKFAPAYFKYLSESISTGSPTCLAKILGIYQVTSKHLKGGKETKMDVLVMENLLYRRNIRRLYDLKGSSRSRYNPDTSGSNKVLLDQNLIEAMPTSPIFVGNKAKRLLERAVWNDTAFLASIYVMDYSLLVGVDEEKHELVLGIIDFMRQYTWDKHLETWVKTSGILGGPKNTSPTVISPQQYKKRFRKAMSLYFLMVPDQWSPPELHPSGSQSDICDENA, from the exons ATGGGCACCCCGGACAAGAAAATATCTGACTTTGTTGATGTAGTTAGGTCTTGGATCCCTCGAAGGGCGGAACCACTAAATGTGTCGAGGGACTTCTGGATGCCGGATCAGAGTTGTAGGGTATGCTATGAGTGTGATTCACAGTTCACAATATTCAACCGCAGGCATCACTGTCGAATCTGTGGTCGAGTTTTCTGTGCAAAATGCACTGCCAATTCTGTTCCTGTTCCATCGGATGAGGCAAATACTGGCCGCGAAGATTGGGAGAGGATAAGGGTCTGTAACTATTGTTTTAAACAATGGGAGCAAGTAACAACAGTTGATAATAATGGCAGTGCAGATCCTTCGGCTACCCCTTGTCTCAGCCCTTCACCATCTACAACAAGCTTGGTCAGCACTAAGTCCAGTTGCACCTGTCATAGTAGCAGCAGCACTGCTGGTTCAGTTCCTTATACAACTGGGCCTTATCAGCGTGTGCCGTATAGTCCCCATCAATCTTCGCAAATGAATCAGATAACAGATGatcaagaaaatttaaattctggGAGGAGTACAAATCCCTCAGAGGCTGTAGGGAATGTGCCTTCTAACCAATTTGGCCATTGCTTCAGCAG GAGTGATGATGAGGATGATGATTATGGTGTTTATCATTCTGATACAGAATCAAGGCATTATTCCCATGCCCATGACTACGACGATCCAGTTAACATTCATGGTGTTGACCATGTCTATGGGCCACATCAAATGCATCCTGATGAAGATAACATTCAGGAAAAAAACTTGAGTTGCCTAACCCAGGCACAGAATCTTGATCCAGAAGGTGTAGGTGGAATTCAAGTACCTGGGAAAGAAGACGATGAGCATGATCATGCTGATGGATGTGAAACTTCTCCTTATCATGAGGAGAGCAATTATGCGGAGCCTGTGGATTTTGAGAGTAATGGACTACTGTGGATACCTCCTGAGCCAGAAGATGAAGAGGATGATAGAGAAGCTGTTCTTTATGATGATGACGAAGATGAAGGTACTACTGGAGGTGGGGAATGGGGATATCTACGATCCTCCACTAGTTTTGGCTCTGGAGAATGTCGTAGCAGAGATAAAACAAGTGAAGATCATAGGAAGGCCATGAAGACTGTAGTGGAAAGGCATTTTAGAGCCCTGGTAGCTCAGCTATTACAAGTGGAAAACCTAAATACTTGTGATGAAGATGGAAAAGAGAGTTGGTTGGATATAATTACTGCTTTGTCTTGGGAAGCTGCTACACTTCTGAAGCCAGATACGAGCAGAGGTGGAGGTATGGATCCTGGTGGGTATGTAAAGGTTAAATGCATAGCTTGTGGACATCAAAATGAAAG CATGGTGGTTAAAGGAGTTGTATGTAAAAAGAATGTGGCTCATCGGCGAATGACAGCAAAAATTGATAAACCACGTTTTCTAATACTTGGAGGTGCTTTGGAGTATCAGCGTGTTTCTAACCAGTTGTCAAGTGTTGATACTTTGTTACAGCAG GAGATGGACCATTTGAAAATGGCAGTAGCAAGGATTGATGCTCATCACCCCAATGTTCTTTTGGTGGAGAAGTCAGTATCTCGTTATGCTCAAGAATACCTTCTTGCTAAAGACATATCGCTTGTTCTGAATATTAAGAAGCCACTTCTAGAGCGTATTGCCCGTTGTACTGGTGCACAGATTGTCCCTTCAATTGATCATCTGACCTCACAGAAGCTGGGCTATTGCGAAACATTCCACGTAGACAAATTTTTTGAGGAGCATGGTAGTGCTGGGCAAGGTGggaaaaaatcaacaaagacTTTGATGTTCTTTGAGGGTTGCCCGAAACCTTTAGGTTGCACT ATCTTGCTGAAGGGTGCCAATGGGGATGAGTTGAAGAAGGTGAAACATGTGATCCAATATGGAATCTTTGCAGCCTATCATCTGGCACTGGAGACATCTTTTCTGGCTGATGAAGGTGCTTCACCTCTAGAGTTTCCcttgaaatctcccataactgTTGCATTACCTGATAAACCATCTAGTATTGTGAGATCCATTTCCACTATCCCTGGATTTTCTGTTCTCACTGCTAGAGAGTCTCAGGGAGCAAAAGCTTTTAAAGAAGAACCACAATCTAATGACATCTACAAGACAGAAAGAAGCCCATCTAGCTGCTGTGAGTCCACTGAAAGATCATTGGTGGGTGACTCAATCCATATGCATGAAGTGTCTGGAGGTATTACCCAATCAGCTCAGGATATGCCATCTTCCAACTGCAATAGTTTCCTTTCAAATACTTCTTCTAAGGAGGATGATAAGAAATGTCCCATGGAATTTTTTCAATACAGACTAGATGAGAGAAGGGAAACTATGTTGAACAATGATCTTATTTCAGATTCTTTTGGTACTTTTGAGTCTTCACAGCAAGATGGAAATAGCCACCTCAGAGCTGCAGCATTGTCTGCTTATCAAGGAGCTAACCCTGAGCCACCTTATATAAAACATGatactaataattataataacaataataatcatGATGACATGATACATTCAAAAGAAGATTTTCCTCCCTCAACTTCTGACCATCAGAGTATTTTGGTCTTTTTATCAACACGTGTGTGGAAAGGAACTGTTTGTGAAAGGTCCCATCTTGTAAGAATTAAATACTATGGAAGTTCTGATAAGCCTTTGGGACGGTTTTTGAGAGATCAACTACTTGATCCG AGTTACACTTGCTGCTCATGTGAGTTGCCATCAGAAGCTCATGTTCATTGTTATACTCATCAGCAAGGCAGCCTGACAATTTCCGTTAAGAAATCGGAGTTTGCTTTACCAGGGGAACGAGAAGGTAAAATTTGGATGTGGCACAGGTGCCTGAAATGTCCTCGCATACATGGTTTTCCTCGTGCTACACGAAGAGTAGTTATGTCTGATGCTGCCTGGGGCTTATCCTTTGGGAAATTTTTGGAGCTGAGTTTTTCAAATCATGCAGCAGCAAGCAGGGTTGCAAGTTGTGGTCATTCTCTCCACAGAGATTGTTTAAGATTCTATGG TTTTGGGAAGATGGTTGCCTGCTTTCGTTATGCTTCAATTCACCTTCATTCTGTTTATCTTCCCCCACCCAAACTGGAATTCAACTATGATAGTCAGGACTGGCTACAAAAAGAAGCAAATGAG CTGCATAACAAGGCTGAAATACTGTTTAGTGAAGTGTGCAATGTGCTGCATCAAATTTCAGAGAAGGTTTCAGGTCCTGTGTTGCAGGAGGGTGGAAATAGGGTGTCAGATTTTAGGAATCTAGTTGCTGAACTTAAAGGGATGCTGCTGTATGAGAAAGAAGAATTTGAG GACTCATTACAAAGATTGCTGCATAAAGAGGGCAAAGTTGGTCAGCCTGTGATTGATATTCTAGAGCTCAATAAGTTGTGCAGGCATATCCATATCCATTCTTATGTTTGGGACCAGCGCTTGATATATGCATCCAATCTAAGTAAAATTATTCTTCAAGAAAACTTGAAGAGCTTAAATCATAGAGAGAAGTTGCTTGGTTCTAGGGAAAAGGTTATCGAAGCAGATGTTGCCACTAGGCCAGCAAGAGGCCATAGCAGTTGTGATTCCTTTCTTTTGGGAACAAAACCTGATGGAAACCTAAATTTAGAAAACACTAGCCACCTTAGCCACCCTGTGGTCAAAAGTGAGGACAAGGGCAAAGACACAAATCATGATAAGGTTGATCTTTCTCTTTCTGGTGGTGCCAATATCAATGATAAATCTGATTCTGTGGAGTTTGGAGGGGCTGTACGGAGGGCTTTGTCCGAGGGGGAATCTCCTTTTGTGGCTAATTTATCTGATACCCTTGATGCTGCATGGACAGGTGAAGGTCATCCGACAAATTTATCACTCAAAGAAAATGGTTGTCTACCTCCTGATGCAGCAGCTGTGGCTGTTCATTCACCTGTGGCAAATATagttacatcaaaatcaaattctGATATTTATAGTGCTAATATAGGTGGGATTGAGGCAGGATGCACTAATTACTCTAAATTGCTTTCCAAAGGACTTGATACTAAATGGAAAGGAATACCTTTTGCAAATGTCTTTGGTTCATTCAACAAAACTTCTTCCTTCAATACTGAGAAGCTTGTTGAGTACAACCCAGTTCACATTTTATCATTTCGAGAGCTGGAGCGCCAGACAGGTGCTAGATTGCTTCTTCCAGCCAGCACTAATGATACCATAGTGCCTGTCTACGATGATGAACCCACTAGTGTTATAGCGTATGTGCTTGTGTCAATGGATTATCATATGCAGATGTTAGAATATGATAGACCTAAAGAGAGTGGAGACAGTTCAATTTCATTGCCACTCTTTGATTCAACAAGTCTACTTTCTCTCAACTCTTTTGATGAGACAATTACTAATACCTACAGAAGTCTTGGCTCTTTTGATGAGAATGTGTTACCCACTTCTGGGTCTCGGAGTTTGCCGGCTGGGGATCCATTCTCATACACAAAGGATTTGCATGCAAGGGTTTCTTTTACTGATGATGGCTCCCTTGGAAAAGTGAAATATACTGTAACTTGCTACTATGCAAAAAGATTTGAGGCTTTAAGAAGAACTTGTTGCCCTTCTGAGTTAGATTTTGTGCGGTCCCTTAGTCGTTGTAAGAAGTGGGGAGCTCAGGGAGGAAAGAGCAatgttttctttgcaaaaaccCTGGACGATAGATTTATCATCAAACAGGTTACAAAAACAGAGCTTGAGTCGTTTACTAAGTTTGCACCAGcttattttaagtatttatctGAGTCAATCAGTACAGGAAGTCCAACTTGTCTTGCGAAGATCTTGGGGATTTATCAG GTAACATCAAAGCACCTCAAAGGAGGGAAGGAAACAAAGATGGATGTTTTGGTTATGGAAAATCTTCTTTACAGGCGTAACATTAGACGGCTTTATGATCTCAAAGGTTCTTCTCGTTCACGGTACAATCCAGATACAAGTGGGAGCAATAAAGTGCTGCTGGATCAGAATCTCATTGAAGCTATGCCAACCTCTCCAATATTTGTTGGGAACAAGGCAAAACGGTTGCTCGAGAGGGCTGTGTGGAATGATACTGCCTTCCTTGCA TCAATATATGTGATGGACTACTCATTGCTGGTTGGCGTGGATGAGGAAAAGCATGAGTTGGTTTTAGGTATCATTGATTTTATGAGGCAGTATACATGGGACAAACACCTTGAAACTTGGGTGAAGACCTCAGGCATCCTTGGTGGACCCAAGAACACTTCTCCAACTGTGATATCACCACAGCAGTACAAGAAACGGTTTAGGAAAGCCATGAGCTTATATTTTCTTATGGTGCCAGATCAATGGTCCCCTCCAGAGTTACACCccagtgggtcccaatctgacaTTTGTGACGAAAATGCGTGA